From a single Myotis daubentonii chromosome 5, mMyoDau2.1, whole genome shotgun sequence genomic region:
- the LOC132235737 gene encoding LOW QUALITY PROTEIN: protocadherin alpha-11-like (The sequence of the model RefSeq protein was modified relative to this genomic sequence to represent the inferred CDS: deleted 1 base in 1 codon), translating to MSCAMFGVQRAGLDTQQLLLSLLLFALWEAGSGQVHYSVPEEAKHGTFVGRIAQDLGLELAELVPRLFRVASKGRGDLLEVNLQNGILFVNSRIDREELCGRSAECSIHLEVVVERPLQVFHVEVEVKDINDNPPVFSLREQKLLIPESKPPDSHFPLEGASDADIGENALLTYRLSQNEYFSLELPRNNKQTNRLSLTLKKSLDREKTPEISLLLTAADQGKPELTGTAQLFICILDTNDNEPEFEQPEYKVRLMENSAKETFVIKLNATDLDEGVNGEVTYSLLSVKPDGKPLFTIGKNSGEVRVNGTLDYEKNKFYEIEVQATDKGNPPMAGHCTVWVEILDANDNVPEITVTSLFLPVPETTQPSTVIALISVSDRDSGANGQVICSLTSEVPFKIMSTFKNYYSLVLDSALDREKVSHYELVVTARDGGSPSLSSTASVSVEVADVNDNAPLFAQPEYTVFVKENNPPGRHIFTVSARDSDAQENALVSYSLVERRVGERALSSYVSVHAESGQVYALQPLDHEELELLQFQVSARDAGEPPLGSTVTLQVFVLDENDNAPALLPPAPGGPGGAGSELVSRSVGAGQVVAKVRAVDADSGYNAWLCYELLPAAGGARGPFRVGLYTGEVSTTRALDEADSPQQRLLVLVKDHGEPALMATATVLLSLVDSNQAPKASSRMSSAGVTGPEVALLDVNVYLIIAICAVSSLLVLTLILYTALRCSAPANEGACGPGKPVLVCSSAVGSWSYSQQKRQRCALGRGRLRQTSWPSVPVFLLVRIKKMEGKGRKPGQIILSR from the exons ATGTCGTGTGCAATGTTTGGGGTTCAAAGAGCGGGATTGGACACTCAGCAACTGCTGCTGTCGCTTCTGCTATTCGCGCTCTGGGAGGCTGGGAGCGGCCAGGTCCACTACTCGGTCCCCGAGGAGGCCAAGCACGGCACCTTCGTGGGCCGCATCGCACAGgacctggggctggagctggcggAGCTGGTGCCGCGCCTGTTCCGGGTGGCGTCCAAAGGCCGCGGGGACCTTCTGGAGGTAAATCTGCAGAATGGCATTTTGTTTGTGAATTCTCGGATCGACCGCGAGGAGCTGTGCGGGCGGAGCGCGGAGTGCAGCATCCacctggaggtggtggtggagaggcCGCTGCAGGTTTTCCatgtggaggtggaggtgaaggaCATTAACGACAACCCGCCGGTGTTCTCTCTCAGAGAACAAAAGCTGCTGATTCCGGAATCGAAGCCACCTGACTCTCATTTTCCTCTAGAGGGCGCCTCAGATGCGGATATAGGAGAGAATGCTCTATTGACTTACAGACTAAgtcaaaatgaatatttttctttagaattaCCAAGAAATAATAAGCAGACTAATAGACTATCACTTACACTAAAGAAGTCTCTGGATAGGGAGAAAACTCCGGAAATTAGTTTGCTACTGACGGCTGCAGACCAGGGAAAGCCGGAGCTAACCGGCACGGCTCAGCTTTTCATCTGCATCTTGGATACTAACGACAATGAACCAGAATTTGAACAACCAGAATACAAGGTGAGATTAATGGAAAACTCAGCTAAAGAAACGTTTGTGATAAAATTGAACGCTACAGATCTAGATgaaggagtcaatggggaggtCACATACTCCTTGTTGTCCGTTAAGCCCGATGGAAAACCCTTATTCACAATAGGTAAAAATAGTGGAGAGGTGAGGGTCAATGGAACGTTAgattatgaaaaaaacaaattttatgaaATTGAAGTACAGGCCACAGATAAGGGAAATCCTCCAATGGCAGGTCACTGTACAGTCTGGGTAGAAATCTTAGATGCCAATGATAATGTGCCTGAAATCACCGTGACTTCCCTGTTTCTCCCAGTACCAGAGACCACTCAGCCTAGTACAGTCATTGCGTTAATTAGTGTATCCGACCGCGATTCTGGTGCGAATGGACAGGTGATCTGTTCTCTAACATCCGAAGTTCCCTTCAAGATCATGTCCACGTTCAAGAACTACTACTCACTAGTGCTGGACAGCGCCCTGGACCGCGAGAAGGTGTCACACTACGAGTTGGTGGTGACAGCGCGGGACGGGGGCTCGCCTTCTCTGTCGTCCACAGCCAGCGTGTCCGTGGAGGTGGCCGACGTGAACGACAACGCGCCGCTGTTCGCGCAGCCCGAGTACACGGTGTTCGTGAAGGAGAACAACCCGCCCGGCCGCCACATCTTCACGGTGTCGGCGCGGGACTCGGACGCGCAGGAGAACGCGCTGGTGTCCTACTCGCTGGTGGAGCGGCGGGTGGGCGAGCGCGCGCTGTCGAGCTACGTGTCGGTGCACGCGGAGAGCGGCCAGGTGTACGCGCTGCAGCCTCTGGACCAcgaggagctggagctgctgcagTTCCAGGTGAGCGCGCGCGACGCGGGCGAGCCTCCTCTGGGCAGCACCGTGACGCTGCAGGTGTTCGTGCTGGACGAGAACGACAACGCGCCCGCGCTGCTGCCTCCGGCTCCGGGCGGCCCGGGCGGTGCTGGGAGCGAGCTGGTGTCGCGGTCGGTGGGCGCGGGCCAGGTGGTGGCGAAGGTGCGCGCGGTGGACGCGGACTCGGGCTACAACGCGTGGCTGTGCTATGAGCTGCTGCCGGCGGCGGGTGGTGCGCGCGGCCCGTTCCGCGTGGGGCTGTACACGGGCGAGGTCAGCACGACGCGCGCCCTGGACGAGGCGGACTCTCCGCAGCAGCGCCTGCTGGTGCTGGTGAAGGACCATGGGGAGCCGGCGCTTATGGCCACGGCCACTGTGCTGCTGTCGCTGGTGGACAGCAACCAGGCGCCTAAGGCCTCATCGCGAATGTCGTCGGCGGGGGTCACAGGCCCAGAGGTGGCGCTGTTGGACGTGAACGTGTACCTGATCATCGCTATCTGCGCAGTGTCCAGCCTGTTGGTGCTCACGCTGATTCTGTACACGGCTCTGCGGTGCTCGGCACCGGCCAATGAGGGCGCATGTGGGCCGGGGAAGCCCGTGCTGGTGTGCTCCAGCGCGGTGGGGAGCTGGTCTTACTCACAGCAGAAGCGACAGAGG TGTGCTCTGGGGAGGGGCCGCCTAAGGCAGACCTCATGGCCTTCAGTCCCAGTCTTCCTCCTGGTCCGCATAAAGAAGATGGAGGGGAAAGGCAGGAAACCGGGTCAAATCATTTTGAGCAGGTGA
- the PCDHAC1 gene encoding protocadherin alpha-C1, with amino-acid sequence MLAGRVVGWRVAVLCVWVSCGAAAGQLEYSVLEETPRGVAVGNVTADLRLSAAVLSWRNFRFLSSHDGPYFGVDLASGSLLVREPADRERLCGAKAPCVLTYELVLEDPLELHKMCIHVLDINDNSPLFPARDVQLHIPEFLAPGARFTLPSAQDADEGSNAVLSYSLSPSQHFRLDMGSRADGSEFPELVLEKALDREERATHRLVLTARDRGRPARSGDAQVTVIVVDTNDNAPVFERTVYRTKVPETVPNGTVLVRVQASDPDEGSNGEVRYSLSSSTRAKLRRHFHVHPRNGEVRVAALLGPPETLLEAYIEARDEGAFGLASTAKLLVEVTDVNDHAPEVNLLTLSSPVSEGTAPGTAIALLSVRDEDLGANGKVICSISDGGPFKLKASFDNYYSLLTDGPLDREQVSEYQVLITASDCGSPPLSTRRTLTVSVADVNDNAPRFSQPQQELFVAENNGPGASLGRVFAQDPDLGSNGLVFYELLGISSEGQAAASWVAVESSSGVITAKTSFDFEQLKEVHFQVGARDGGIPPRSATVTVNLFVVDRNDNAPVILFPVTRNGTIPVEIVPRSARTGHLVTKVVAEDADSGSNAWLSYHISQASDSSLFRISANVGELRTARLVLPTDALKQRVVVVVRDHGDPPLSSSVTLGVLLSNSVPQVLPDFEDAWETGGHLSARNLYLVIALACISFLFLGCLLFFVCIKLSQSPGYCSQSCCCSPEELRNGRAVTLNPCMASATIDVTTVERLSQTYLYWASLGLGSDYNSLLWRGEYSAADLRNLATGVGLNLPISCIQIRNRKEHVNVNAMVSKFCGT; translated from the coding sequence ATGCTGGCAGGGAGGGTGGTGGGCTGGAGGGTGGCGGTTCTGTGTGTGTGGGTCTCCTGTGGCGCTGCCGCGGGACAACTCGAATACTCAGTGTTGGAGGAAACTCCGCGGGGCGTGGCCGTAGGCAATGTCACCGCGGACCTGAGGCTGTCAGCGGCGGTTCTGTCCTGGCGGAACTTTCGCTTCCTTTCCAGCCACGACGGGCCCTACTTCGGGGTGGATCTGGCCAGCGGTAGCTTGCTGGTCCGAGAGCCGGCGGACCGCGAACGGCTTTGCGGGGCCAAAGCTCCCTGCGTCTTGACCTATGAGCTGGTGCTTGAGGACCCGCTGGAGCTGCACAAGATGTGCATCCACGTCCTGGACATCAACGACAACTCGCCTCTCTTCCCCGCCCGCGACGTGCAGCTGCACATCCCCGAGTTCCTGGCGCCGGGGGCCCGTTTTACCCTCCCCAGCGCCCAAGATGCCGATGAGGGAAGCAACGCGGTGCTCAGCTACAGCCTGAGCCCCAGCCAGCACTTCCGCCTGGACATGGGGTCGCGGGCAGACGGCAGCGAATTCCCAGAGTTGGTTCTGGAGAAAGCTCTGGATCGCGAGGAACGCGCCACCCACAGGCTGGTGCTCACCGCTCGCGACCGCGGGCGGCCCGCACGCTCCGGGGACGCGCAGGTCACTGTTATTGTGGTGGACACAAACGACAATGCACCTGTATTTGAGCGCACGGTATATCGCACCAAGGTGCCAGAGACTGTACCCAACGGTACCGTGTTAGTCCGAGTTCAGGCCTCGGACCCGGACGAAGGCTCCAATGGGGAAGTCCGGTACTCCTTAAGCAGCAGCACGCGGGCAAAGCTGCGACGTCACTTTCACGTTCACCCTAGAAATGGGGAGGTGCGGGTAGCAGCTTTGCTAGGTCCTCCTGAAACGCTGCTGGAGGCATACATCGAGGCGAGGGATGAGGGCGCCTTCGGTCTAGCCAGCACCGCCAAACTGCTGGTGGAAGTGACTGACGTGAACGACCACGCCCCGGAGGTGAACCTGCTGACTCTCTCCAGCCCCGTTTCCGAGGGCACCGCCCCCGGCACAGCGATTGCTCTCCTCAGTGTAAGGGATGAGGACCTTGGTGCCAATGGTAAGGTCATTTGCAGCATATCCGATGGAGGCCCTTTTAAGCTGAAGGCTTCTTTTGACAATTACTACAGTTTGCTCACTGATGGGCCACTGGACCGGGAGCAGGTCAGCGAATACCAGGTCCTGATCACCGCCTCAGACTGTGGCTCGCCACCACTTAGCACCCGCAGGACACTGACTGTGTCAGTTGCTGATGTGAATGACAATGCACCACGCTTTTCTCAACCCCAACAGGAACTTTTTGTGGCTGAAAACAATGGCCCGGGAGCCTCTCTAGGCCGCGTGTTTGCCCAGGACCCAGACTTAGGGAGCAATGGCCTTGTCTTCTATGAGCTGTTGGGTATTAGCTCTGAAGGGCAGGCAGCCGCTAGCTGGGTGGCAGTAGAATCATCCAGCGGGGTGATCACTGCCAAAACTTCCTTTGACTTTGAGCAGCTCAAGGAGGTTCACTTTCAAGTGGGAGCCCGGGATGGGGGCATTCCTCCCCGAAGTGCAACCGTGACTGTGAACTTGTTTGTGGTAGATAGGAACGACAATGCTCCCGTCATCTTGTTTCCTGTGACCAGAAATGGCACCATCCCAGTGGAAATCGTGCCCCGCTCTGCCAGAACTGGACACTTGGTCACAAAAGTAGTCGCGGAGGATGCAGACAGTGGCTCCAATGCCTGGCTTTCCTACCACATCTCCCAGGCTTCTGACTCTAGCCTTTTCAGAATTTCAGCCAACGTGGGAGAGCTCCGTACTGCCCGCCTAGTTCTTCCCACTGATGCACTGAAACAGAGGGTGGTCGTAGTGGTTCGGGACCATGGGGACCCACCACTCTCCTCCTCTGTCACACTGGGTGTGCTGTTGAGCAACTCTGTTCCTCAGGTCCTTCCAGACTTTGAAGATGCCTGGGAAACAGGAGGGCACCTTTCTGCCCGGAACCTGTATTTAGTAATTGCTCTGGcctgtatttcctttttatttctggggTGCTTACTTTTCTTTGTGTGTATCAAATTGAGCCAGAGCCCAGGTTATTGCTCTCAGAGCTGCTGTTGCTCTCCAGAGGAGCTGAGGAATGGAAGGGCGGTGACTTTGAATCCTTGCATGGCATCAGCCACAATAGATGTCACTACAGTCGAGAGACTTTCTCAGACCTATCTCTATTGGGCCTCCCTGGGACTTGGTTCTGATTATAACAGTTTGCTATGGCGTGGGGAGTACAGTGCTGCTGACCTGAGAAATCTGGCCACTGGGGTAGGACTGAATTTGCCAATATCCTGTATTCAGATTCGGAATAGGAAAGAGCACGTAAATGTCAATGCCATGGTAAGTAAATTTTGTGGGACTTGA